The Oncorhynchus tshawytscha isolate Ot180627B linkage group LG30, Otsh_v2.0, whole genome shotgun sequence genome includes a region encoding these proteins:
- the LOC112228966 gene encoding phosphorylase b kinase regulatory subunit alpha, skeletal muscle isoform, protein MRSRSNSGVKLDNYARMVTKTILRHQDPVTGLLPGDPENHHAWVRDNVYGILSVWALSLAYRKNADRDEDKAKAYELEQNVVKLMRSLLQCMMRQIDKVEKFKYSMNKSDCLHAKYDSQTTAMVVGDDEWGHLQVDATSIFLLFLAQMTASGLHIVYTRDEVDIIQNLMFYIEAAYKVADFGMWERGDKTNQGIPEINVSSIGMAKAALEALDGLNLFGAKGGHESVVHALADDIQRCTSILSSMLPRASTSKEVDAGVLSIISYPAFAVEDINIVNMTKEEIISKLQGRYGCCRFLRDGHKTPKEDPSRIYYESSELKLFENIECEWPLFWTYLILDGIFINSPEQVQEYKDALEAIMIKQKDGLSLVPELYSVPADKVDEEYENPHSVERVPMGKLPLMWGQSLYILGNLMADGFLAPGEIDPLNRRLSTVSKPDVVVQVSILAGTDHIKHLLMKQGIDADTLEDIHPIRVQPSRVLSHIYARLGRNQRLGLTGRPYRRIGTLGTSKFYIIRDTVFSFTPQFIDHQEFYLALDNHMILEMLRNDLSYLASRWRITGCPTVSFPISSNMLTDDHKELDPAVLAVLRKLQDGYYGGARVQTGKLSKFMNTSCCSQLSFMDDEVDDLAQYLDQLLSIPKHSEKISSHKGGLNRFRALARKTCEMVSLVHKARELDIHNVHMYLPTKLFRSRQPNLHLVDVDGRGSNATPPAQMNLPRDTTGAIDYQALVQVLKQTQNLQDQADILYIFFKDKGMDWDTKLHGKGSTVRRLLSSLYDKAGNLKHWGLVRMISGMLRKKVEELDEACSDLLAHQKHLTVGLPPEPREKTISAPMPPDKLAKLIDVASENNLTIAILTQEIMVFLAMCIRTQPKLFSEMFRLRIGLIIQVMATELAQSLNCSGEEATECLMNMSPSELKNLLHHILSGKEFGLMKSVRSGATGTDSIAIQDISPNSKSVGGSKHQSKVRKLSLSVHSLDIENIESGRYRLPSIESLQSATEKMAVRDSRHGQWLRRRRLDGALNRVPVGFYQKVWSILQKCDGLSIVGCILPASTTREMTPGEIKFAVHVETVLNRVPRPEYRQLLVEAILVLTLLAEVELESIGSVVHVDKIVHMASEMFYHDQKVLGADDTLLEKDHSNGICRLLYDSAPSGRYGTMTYLCKAVCTYAQDFLPSGACAIQ, encoded by the exons ATGAGGAGCCGTAGTAACTCTGGGGTGAAACTCGACAATTATGCACGGATGGTTACGAAAACAATACTACGTCACCAG GATCCGGTGACGGGGCTTCTCCCAGGGGACCCGGAGAACCACCATGCCTGGGTCCGGGACAATGTTTACGGCATCCTGTCTGTGTGGGCCCTCAGCCTGGCCTACCGCAAGAATGCTGACCGAGATGAGGACAAGGCGAAGGCCTACGAGCTGGAACAG AATGTCGTTAAACTCATGAGGAGCCTGCTGCAGTGTATGATGAGGCAG ATTGACAAAGTGGAGAAGTTTAAATACAGCATGAACAAATCTGACTGCCTGCACGCCAAGTATGATTCCCAGACAACTGCCATGGTGGTGGGAGACGATGAGTGGGGTCACCTGCAGGTGGATGCCACCTCCATATTCCTGCTCTTCCTGGCCCAGATGACTGCATCAG GCCTTCACATCGTCTACACTCGGGATGAGGTGGACATCATCCAGAATCTTATGTTCTACATCGAGGCTGCGTATAAAGTGgca GATTTTGGCATGTGGGAACGTGGGGACAAGACAAACCAGGGGATTCCGGAGATCAACGTCAGCTCAATCGGCATGGCAAAA GCTGCACTTGAGGCCCTGGATGGCCTCAATCTGTTTGGCGCCAAGGGGGGTCATGAATCGGTAGTCCATGCGTTAGCTGACGATATTCAGCGCTGCACG TCTATCCTTAGTTCCATGTTGCCAAGAGCTTCCACATCCAAAGAGGTGGATGCTGGGGTTCTGTCCATTATCTCGTACCCAGCGTTCGCTGTGGAAGACATTAACATCGTTAATATGACCAAGGAGGAAATCATTTCCAAGTTGCAG GGGAGATATGGATGCTGCAGGTTCCTCAGAGATGGACACAAAACCCCCAAAGAG GACCCCAGTCGCATATATTATGAGTCATCTGAGCTGAAGCTCTTTGAGAATATTGAATGTGAGTGGCCACTTTTCTGGACTTACCTCATTCTGGATGGGATCTTCATCAACAGCCCTGAGCAG GTGCAAGAATACAAAGATGCCCTGGAGGCTATTATGATCAAACAGAAGGATGGCCTTAGCCTGGTGCCTGAGCTCTATAGTGTCCCTGCAGACAAG GTAGACGAGGAGTATGAGAATCCCCATTCTGTAGAGAGAGTTCCCATGGGCAAGTTACCTCTGATGTGGGGACAGTCTCTGTACATACTGGGAAACCTGATGGCTGAT GGTTTTTTAGCCCCAGGAGAGATTGATCCTCTGAACAGACGGTTGTCCACTGTATCCAAGCCTGATGTTGTGGTTCAAG TGTCCATCTTAGCTGGGACGGACCACATCAAACATCTGTTGATGAAACAAGGGATAGATGCTGATACCTTGGAGGACATCCATCCTATCAGAGTCCAACCCTCCAGGGTGTTGAGCCACATCTATGCAAGGCTAG GTCGCAACCAGAGACTGGGCCTCACTGGGAGACCATACAGACGCATTGGCACTCTGGGGACATCAAAATTCTACATCATCCGTGACACTGTCTTCTCCTTCACCCCTCAG TTCATTGATCATCAGGAATTCTACTTGGCGTTGGACAACCACATGATATTGGAGATGCTGCGCAATGACCTTTCCTACCTGGCTTCCCGCTGGAGAATTACCGGCTGTCCCACGGTCTCCTTCCCCATCTCATCCAATATGCTCA CTGATGACCACAAAGAGCTGGACCCTGCAGTACTAGCCGTTCTGAGAAAACTGCAGGATGGTTACTACGGCGGAGCAAG GGTTCAGACAGGGAAACTGTCCAAGTTCATGAATACTTCCTGTTGCTCTCAACTGTCCTTCATGGACGATG AGGTGGATGACCTGGCTCAGTATCTGGACCAGTTGCTGTCTATACCGAAACACAGCGAAAAGATCAGCTCCCATAAAGGCGGTCTGAACCGCTTCCGGGCGTTGGCCAGAAAGACCTGTGAGATGGTCTCACTGGTGCACAAAGCACGGGAGCTTGACATCCACA ACGTGCACATGTACCTCCCAACCAAACTGTTTCGCTCCCGTCAGCCAAACCTCCACCTGGTGGATGTGGATGGCAGG GGCTCCAATGCCACACCTCCAGCCCAGATGAATCTGCCCAGGGACACGACTGGAGCTATAGACTACCAGGCCCTGGTGCAGGTGCTGAAGCAGACCCAGAACCTTCAGGATCAGGCCGACATCCTCTACATTTTCTTCAAAGACAA ggGTATGGACTGGGACACTAAGCTGCACGGTAAAGGCTCCACTGTTAGACGGCTGCTGAGCAGTCTGTACGACAAGGCTGGGAACCTGAAACACTGGGGCCTCGTCCGCATGATCTCTGGCATGCTCCGGAAGAAAGTGGAGGAGCTGGATGAG GCCTGTTCAGATCTGCTGGCCCACCAGAAGCACCTGACAGTGGGTCTCCCCCCTGAGCCAAGGGAGAAGACCATTTCAGC CCCCATGCCCCCTGACAAGCTGGCAAAGCTAATTGATGTGGCCAGTGAAAATAATCTGACCATCGCCATTCTCACTCAG GAGATTATGGTGTTTCTGGCAATGTGTATCCGCACCCAGCCAAAACTCTTCAGTGAGATGTTCCGTCTCAGGATCGGACTGATCATCCAGGTCATGGCTACTGAGCTGGCCCAGTCTCTCAACTGCTCTG GCGAGGAGGCCACGGAGTGCCTGATGAACATGAGCCCTTCAGAGCTAAAGAACCTCCTGCACCACATTCTCAGTGGGAAAGAGTTTGGGCTGATGAAGAGTG TGCGTTCGGGTGCAACCGGTACAGACTCCATTGCCATCCAGGATATTTCGCCTAACTCTAAGAGTGTGGGCGGGAGCAAACATCAGAGTAAAGTGAGGAAGCTG TCCTTATCCGTGCATTCCCTTGACATCGAAAACATTGAATCAGGG CGGTACAGACTCCCATCCATCGAGTCGTTGCAGAGCGCAACAGAAAAGATGGCGGTGAGAGACAGCCGCCATGGCCAGTGGTTACGTAGGAGACGTCTAGATGGAGCCCTCAACAGAGTCCCTGTTGGCTTCTACCAGAAGGTCTGGTCCATCCTCCAGAAG TGTGACGGTCTATCTATTGTGGGGTGCATTCTCCCAGCGTCAACCACAAGAGAG ATGACCCCCGGTGAGATCAAGTTTGCGGTGCACGTGGAGACGGTGCTGAATCGCGTGCCCCGGCCAGAGTACCGCCAGCTGCTGGTGGAGGCCATACTGGTGCTCACCCTGTTGGCCGAGGTGGAGCTGGAGAGCATCGGCAGTGTCGTCCATGTAGATAAGATAGTCCACATGGCCAGTGAAATGTTCTACCACGACCAG AAAGTGCTGGGGGCTGACGACACCCTTCTGGAGAAAGATCACTCCAATGGGATCTGCAGGCTGCTGTATGACAGCGCCCCTAGTGGCCGCTACGGCACTATGACCTACCTCTGCAAAGCTGTGTGCACCTACGCCCAGGACTTCTTGCCAAGCGGTGCATGTGCCATCCAATGA